A segment of the Leptospiraceae bacterium genome:
TATGGGAATAATAGATAAAACACAAAAAATTTCAGAATCTCCGACTAGACCCGGAGTTAATAAACAAAAAAATAAATTTGATATAGCAGATCTATATAAGGGCGCAGTCAGCAGAAATGAAACATCACCTTCAGAAAACAGTGAGTCGGGTCTTGACGAAAAACTTAGGCAAGCCTATTTCTGGATGATTAATAATGCGATAATAAGTCCCTACTATGATATTGAATACAATAAAGGGGCTAATCAATCTTATTCTATTGGAGATATTAAAAGTAAAGTAGTATTTCCATCAGACCAAAGTTATTCTAGTTTTGTTTTACTTCCTTTGCTCAATCTTGTGACTCGAAAACGTTGTTTAATTATTGGTGGTCCCGGGCGTGGTAAAACCGCAAGTGCAATTCTTATTGGGGTTATAGCTGGTTATCCTCTCAAGGAAATAAAACGTGCAATTCAGCATGGACAGCCACAAATGACAATTTCAGATTTACTAGGAAATCCAATTCCATCTGATTTGATGACTGCAAAAAATATGGATGATATAAAAATATCTTGGCGTAAATGGTTAGGTATGCGAATCAAAATTATAGATGAATATAACCGTATTCCAACGAGAACACAGTCCGCCCTTCTTACAGTTCTTGGTGATAACTATGCAGAAATTTTAGATCAAATATATGAATGTCCTGAAGCGGCTTGGTATCTAACGGCAAATGATGATGCGGGTGGCGGGACTTATCAAGTTATCGAAGCATTAAGAGATAGAATAGATATCGTTGTAAAGGCGCTTCATTTTAATTCACGTTTTATTGGAGATTTACT
Coding sequences within it:
- a CDS encoding AAA family ATPase: MGIIDKTQKISESPTRPGVNKQKNKFDIADLYKGAVSRNETSPSENSESGLDEKLRQAYFWMINNAIISPYYDIEYNKGANQSYSIGDIKSKVVFPSDQSYSSFVLLPLLNLVTRKRCLIIGGPGRGKTASAILIGVIAGYPLKEIKRAIQHGQPQMTISDLLGNPIPSDLMTAKNMDDIKISWRKWLGMRIKIIDEYNRIPTRTQSALLTVLGDNYAEILDQIYECPEAAWYLTANDDAGGGTYQVIEALRDRIDIVVKALHFNSRFIGDLLNRIEQGIKPEESVPKEIIFSEEEINQINKEILDITLPFKLLRRIEFFASHFELYESASEQLEYKTKDNVKISGIDFRSIASAETGKDKLKDLGNQTKNGLSVRSIMTCLVFIKALTYFRGEKEVQFDDVRHILPFVFHDKLVQNPDAPFFEQPGNTVYRVDRISWIRKLFDLSCAEYDRLSLDKQDPLEDLEKKFAMGLEGVTEKEAEEELRKIARIMEDWSKNRKLYGHVFDDVLKLKYLHQRYSNYLKWLKNK